Proteins encoded together in one Calditrichota bacterium window:
- a CDS encoding flagellar hook protein FlgE produces the protein MMTSLFSAVAGLSTHQTKMDVIGDNLANVNTIGFKSSRVSFATGFSQLMKPAEGPLDGRGGSNAIEVGLGTRINSIDRVFEQGNFENTGSRNDLAIQGDGFFVLGDGERQFFSRAGNFQIDADGSLLAAGGRMHILGRLADQDGTLISSSAVEPLKLPFGEKDPARASTEISYFCNLDANSSKNQTYAASFAFNVDGVPATRNTELNSIAQTTADLDDGDVIRLTATKRDGTTVDLAFTYGAGNDGTTIGDMLDHFNSSLGFDSESDNGSRLTIDATGKLVLKDNLAGNSDTTISIKFEDLEGTNASALLVPTFVNTETGVTGSHSTSIYVYDSRGERHKVEVNFTQDTAQENTWNWEAVVDDGAVDEINNRLGGNFGTVRFNGDGSLLSFDGGPLTFTPPQAQALVVDLDAGTVGTFDGITQFSAPTTTIALHQDGHAMGVLSDFTVDNSGKIIGSYSNGVSRTLGQIALARFANPSGLTLAGENIYSATVNSGDPLIGVDTGNVNEIYSGYLELSTVDMAEQFTEMIIAQRGFQAASRVITVADQLLNEVTQLKR, from the coding sequence ATGATGACATCACTTTTCAGCGCCGTGGCGGGTCTGTCGACCCATCAAACCAAGATGGACGTGATTGGCGACAACCTCGCCAACGTGAACACCATTGGTTTCAAGAGCAGCCGTGTCTCGTTTGCGACAGGCTTCTCGCAGTTGATGAAGCCCGCCGAAGGCCCGCTGGACGGACGGGGCGGCAGCAATGCCATCGAAGTCGGTCTGGGTACTCGCATCAACTCGATTGACCGCGTCTTCGAACAAGGAAACTTCGAAAACACGGGTAGCCGCAACGACCTCGCCATTCAGGGCGACGGCTTCTTCGTTCTGGGCGACGGAGAGCGTCAGTTCTTCTCGCGAGCTGGCAACTTCCAAATCGACGCGGACGGATCGCTGTTGGCGGCTGGCGGCAGAATGCACATCTTGGGTCGGCTCGCCGATCAGGACGGCACGTTGATTTCGTCTTCCGCGGTTGAACCGCTTAAGCTCCCGTTTGGTGAAAAGGACCCTGCTAGGGCTTCGACTGAAATAAGCTACTTCTGCAACTTGGACGCGAATTCTTCCAAGAACCAAACGTATGCGGCGTCGTTCGCGTTCAACGTGGATGGTGTTCCCGCGACCCGCAACACCGAATTGAACAGCATCGCTCAAACGACGGCTGATTTGGATGACGGCGACGTCATTCGTTTGACGGCCACGAAACGTGACGGTACGACTGTTGACTTGGCTTTCACCTACGGTGCGGGCAACGACGGAACGACCATCGGCGACATGCTCGATCATTTCAATTCGTCGCTCGGTTTCGATTCCGAATCGGACAACGGTTCGCGACTGACCATCGATGCCACCGGCAAGCTCGTCTTGAAGGATAATCTCGCCGGCAACAGCGACACCACGATCTCGATTAAGTTTGAAGATTTGGAAGGCACGAACGCTTCAGCGTTGCTTGTCCCGACATTCGTGAATACTGAAACTGGTGTGACCGGTTCGCATTCGACTTCAATCTATGTCTATGACAGTCGCGGCGAGCGCCACAAAGTTGAAGTGAACTTCACGCAGGACACGGCGCAGGAAAATACGTGGAACTGGGAAGCCGTCGTAGATGACGGTGCCGTCGACGAAATCAACAACCGATTAGGTGGAAATTTCGGCACGGTGCGCTTCAACGGCGACGGTTCGCTTCTGAGTTTTGACGGCGGACCCTTGACCTTCACGCCGCCGCAGGCTCAAGCTCTGGTCGTCGATTTGGATGCCGGAACGGTCGGTACGTTTGACGGCATCACGCAGTTCTCGGCTCCCACCACCACGATTGCTTTGCATCAGGACGGTCATGCCATGGGCGTACTGTCCGACTTTACGGTTGACAATTCAGGCAAAATCATCGGCAGCTATTCCAACGGCGTTTCGCGTACGCTCGGTCAGATTGCTTTGGCCCGCTTCGCAAACCCGTCCGGTTTGACGCTCGCCGGTGAGAATATTTACAGTGCGACGGTTAATTCAGGTGATCCGCTGATCGGAGTTGACACGGGAAATGTCAACGAGATCTACTCGGGCTACCTCGAACTGAGCACGGTGGATATGGCGGAGCAGTTTACGGAGATGATTATCGCTCAAAGAGGTTTTCAGGCCGCATCCCGTGTCATCACGGTTGCCGACCAACTCTTGAACGAAGTCACCCAGCTCAAGCGGTAA
- a CDS encoding flagellar FliJ family protein: protein MKKFRFSLERVRRVRKIQETLRLSEQKRAERALKAQQEKLTMFTNERDVQCVTMEATFKKEFRVADRQTDWKYLERIDRIVGYQSGVVKEYKQHEHAARLKFMEARQKSLGLDKLGDKKREEWQKELISLEQKIADDNPRKSNTIHK, encoded by the coding sequence GTGAAGAAATTCCGTTTTAGTCTCGAACGAGTGCGGCGGGTTCGCAAAATTCAAGAAACGCTCAGACTGTCCGAACAAAAGAGGGCGGAGCGGGCGCTCAAGGCACAGCAGGAAAAACTGACGATGTTCACGAACGAACGAGACGTCCAATGTGTCACAATGGAAGCCACGTTCAAAAAGGAATTCCGCGTTGCCGACCGCCAAACGGACTGGAAGTACTTGGAGAGAATCGATCGCATCGTCGGCTATCAGTCCGGAGTTGTAAAGGAATATAAGCAGCACGAGCATGCCGCACGATTAAAATTCATGGAAGCGCGCCAAAAATCACTGGGTCTCGACAAACTCGGGGACAAGAAGCGCGAAGAATGGCAGAAGGAACTGATAAGTTTAGAGCAGAAAATCGCGGACGATAACCCGCGAAAGTCTAACACGATCCACAAATGA
- a CDS encoding FliI/YscN family ATPase, whose product MNDLIAQARDVLNVATPVRAVGRVNCVRGLVLESKGPRAAVGHLCKIVTEQGDRLAEVVGFDGSTTLLMALEDLAGVCPGDEVVDLGRKQLVPVGKKLLGRVINSLGEPIDGKGDIIADAYRPLNNESPNPLTRPRVKSPLQMGVRAIDGLLTFGEGQRVGIFAGSGVGKSVLLGMMARNTNADVIVTGLVGERGREVRDFIEDALGPEGLARSVVVCETSDRWPLLRIKGALAATAIAEYYRDQGLRVLLMMDSITRVCHAMREVGLSLNEPVATRGYPPSVFAALPKLLERTGNSEKGSITAIYTVLVDGDDMMEPVADTMRSILDGHVALSRKIAAKGHFPAIDVLNSISRVMPQVTSREHMAAVTKIKEWLSAYQEGEDLISIGAYVRGAMPLLDQAIEKLPAIHNYLRQDMNESSSFEESLSGLAELVS is encoded by the coding sequence GTGAATGACCTCATTGCACAAGCACGAGACGTTTTGAACGTAGCCACTCCGGTTCGCGCTGTCGGTCGCGTCAATTGCGTTCGCGGCCTCGTCCTCGAATCGAAGGGACCGCGTGCCGCCGTAGGACACTTGTGCAAGATCGTCACGGAGCAAGGTGACCGTTTGGCGGAAGTTGTCGGATTCGACGGCTCCACGACTTTGCTCATGGCGCTCGAAGATTTGGCAGGCGTTTGTCCCGGAGATGAGGTGGTCGATCTTGGCCGCAAACAGCTTGTTCCGGTCGGCAAAAAGCTGCTCGGTAGAGTAATAAATAGTTTGGGTGAACCCATCGACGGCAAGGGTGATATCATTGCCGACGCCTATCGGCCGCTTAACAACGAAAGTCCCAATCCGTTGACAAGGCCGCGCGTCAAGTCTCCGTTGCAAATGGGCGTGCGCGCGATTGACGGCCTATTGACGTTCGGAGAAGGACAACGTGTCGGGATTTTTGCCGGCAGTGGAGTAGGGAAGAGTGTTTTGCTCGGAATGATGGCACGCAACACAAACGCCGACGTCATTGTCACAGGTCTTGTCGGCGAGCGCGGCCGTGAGGTCAGAGACTTTATTGAAGACGCGCTTGGACCGGAAGGGTTGGCGCGTTCCGTAGTCGTGTGTGAAACATCGGATCGCTGGCCATTGCTGCGAATAAAGGGCGCACTCGCCGCGACGGCCATTGCAGAGTACTATCGCGATCAAGGTTTGCGTGTGTTGTTGATGATGGACAGCATTACGCGAGTCTGTCACGCCATGCGCGAAGTCGGGCTGTCACTCAATGAACCGGTTGCGACGCGCGGTTATCCTCCTTCGGTTTTTGCGGCGCTTCCAAAGTTGTTGGAGCGTACTGGAAACTCGGAGAAAGGTTCTATCACTGCCATTTACACGGTACTGGTCGATGGCGACGATATGATGGAGCCTGTCGCCGATACCATGAGAAGTATTCTCGATGGACACGTCGCGCTTTCAAGAAAGATTGCCGCCAAAGGCCATTTCCCCGCCATTGATGTCTTGAACAGCATCAGTCGCGTGATGCCGCAGGTTACGTCCCGGGAACATATGGCCGCGGTAACCAAAATCAAAGAATGGCTGTCGGCCTATCAGGAAGGCGAAGACCTGATTTCCATCGGCGCGTACGTTCGCGGCGCCATGCCGCTGTTGGATCAGGCAATTGAAAAACTGCCGGCGATTCACAATTACCTGCGACAGGACATGAACGAGTCGTCCTCATTTGAAGAGTCGCTCTCCGGTTTGGCGGAGCTGGTGTCATAG